In the genome of Montipora foliosa isolate CH-2021 chromosome 3, ASM3666993v2, whole genome shotgun sequence, one region contains:
- the LOC137997689 gene encoding NLR family CARD domain-containing protein 3-like isoform X2, producing the protein MPPKLRVKPPKQSDLPVASKPWGNADLPIDILLLTVEDCEFLSCFSFLDRPFKSYKEEVGPIYFGYTGNNGDQEKLKVALMKCSKGAAVPGGSLTAVKNAVRVLSPKAVFSVGTCSGLSSNKVKLGDVVVSAKLTTAAGFKSPVSRRMSDLVRDAPYGWFAPLENPDELEVEVHCDGDILSQTQGARCGCADLHLQYPEAIAVETEGEGVFAAAYDEKIEWVVVKGVAHFVNQTHLSRSEWMSFASTMAASVVAKMLNDPVVFQEWPHCNQDASCEPRMPSEVQGKLERKCGTARKDISFIHHGLSQKKAREEEEESEEHADVSVKEQTQILFTRESFPSSSVASHRTEATFSCQGHIIESIRQIYQTNEGVVLPVPWNEGFSFQLENIFTRLKIVPKEKTRGTLAKEITNMTSIFTSHEDCQHPRVVLIEGEPGMGKTTYCKKLAYDWATKQDHKWDESFPRVEVLLLLRGRDIDSSIWQAIDDHILPEEVDPELKETFFRFVRENPYKVLLVLDGLDEADPQKLAVYFSLIQRKLLPGCNIVLTSRHEAGIKVRPYSDTLLEIVGFTRSDAECFIRKYFRHAEQMAEKLINVLWHPYDADEHTEGNLNELTKNPLNTLLLCLLFEDFGGVLPNNRTQLYVEIVVFVLRRYEMKNHLPSSAEDLLVVYKKELMTLGRMAQQCLCKGELHFEDVEGNFKESLFIKFGFLSIQAGGSKRTPCFSYSFFHKSFQEFFSGLYLAFSILDGEIDMKSVLTDERYFRELNQVFMFMSGIISSQSEETVVSIVNSVASLASVRGRRSPDAANLYLKLALDVIGECKTCSENLYTKLVYSFGKSLDLTEIRRHFKSRTGIAAFFQALAVNTSLTSLYLSGNSICADGATLLSEALSVNKHLSTLQLCRDCIGRAGAISFSKVLAETTSLTSLHLSWSSIGDEGATSLSQSLAVNTSLTTLYLSGNSIGADGATSLSQALSVNTSLTTLELSRNSIGDEGATSLSQSLAVNTSLTTLHLSWSSIGDEGATSLSQALGVNTSLTTLVLSWNSIGAEGATLLSQALAVNTSLTTLDLSDNSIGDEGATSLSQALAVNTSLTTLDLRGNSIGAEGATSLSQALAVNTSLTTLELCDNSIGDEGATSLSQALAVNTSLTALSLSANSIGAEGATSLSQVLAVNISLSTLDLCGNSIGDEGATSLSLALAVNTSLTTLDLSANSIGAEGATPLSQVLAVNTSLTTLDLCGNSIGDEGATSLSQALAVNTSLTTLGLSDNSIGALRASLDSRIDLQW; encoded by the exons ATGCCCCCAAAACTCAGGGTCAAGCCACCAAAGCAGAGTGATCTTCCAGTTGCCAGCAAACCCTGGGGAAATGCTGATCTGCCAATTGATATTTTGTTACTAACAGTGGAGGATTGTGAGTTCTTGAGTTGTTTCTCATTTCTGGATCGACCCTTCAAAAGTTACAAGGAAGAAGTTGGTCCGATCTATTTTGGATACACTGGTAATAATGGTGACCAAGAGAAGCTTAAAGTTGCATTAATGAAATGTTCTAAAGGTGCCGCAGTCCCAGGGGGATCATTAACCGCTGTAAAGAATGCTGTGAGAGTCTTAAGCCCTAAGGCAGTGTTTTCAGTGGGAACTTGCAGCGGATTAAGCTCAAATAAAGTCAAACTAGGAGATGTAGTTGTATCTGCCAAGTTGACAACAGCAGCTGGATTCAAATCTCCTGTAAGTAGACGTATGAGTGATCTTGTTAGAGATGCACCCTATGGGTGGTTTGCTCCTTTGGAAAATCCAGATGAATTGGAGGTTGAAGTACACTGTGATGGTGATATTTTGAGCCAAACACAGGGAGCGAGGTGTGGATGTGCTGATCTTCATTTACAATATCCAGAAGCAATTGCTGTTGAGACAGAAGGGGAAG GTGTTTTCGCTGCAGCCTATGATGAAAAGATTGAGTGGGTGGTAGTAAAAGGTGTGGCACATTTTGTTAATCAAACCCATCTGTCAAGGAGTGAGTGGATGTCGTTTGCAAGTACCATGGCAGCCTCTGTTGTGGCAAAGATGCTCAATGACCCTGTTGTTTTCCAAGAATGGCCACACTGTAACCAAG ATGCTTCCTGCGAACCTCGGATGCCATCAGAAGTACAAGGCAAATTAGAGAGAAAATGTGGTACGGCCCGAAAAG ATATTTCTTTCATCCATCATGGCCTTTCACAAAAGAAAGCacgagaagaagaggaagagtcCGAGGAACATGCAG ATGTTTCTGTCAAGGAACAAACTCAGATCCTATTTACAAGGGAGAGCTTTCCATCTTCTTCTGTGGCTTCTCATCGAACGGAAG CTACTTTTTCATGCCAGGGTCATATCATAGAATCGATAAGACAAATTTACCAAacaaatgaaggggtagttttgCCAGTTCCTTGGAATGAAGGGTTCAGCTTCCAACTAGAGAACATTTTCACCAGACTTAAGATAGTTCCAAAAGAAAAGACACGCGGAACGCTGGCGAAAGAAATCACCAACATGACAAGTATTTTTACTTCACACGAAGATTGCCAACATCCGCGAGTTGTCCTGATTGAGGGCGAACCCGGCATGGGAAAGACGACCTACTGTAAAAAGCTGGCATATGATTGGGCAACTAAACAAGACCACAAATGGGATGAGTCTTTCCCAAGAGTAGAGGTGCTCCTGCTCCTCAGAGGTCGTGACATTGATTCTAGCATCTGGCAGGCTATCGACGATCACATTCTGCCGGAAGAAGTTGACCCAGAgttgaaagaaacgtttttccGGTTCGTGCGAGAAAACCCTTATAAAGTTCTGTTAGTGCTCGATGGGTTGGATGAGGCAGACCCTCAAAAATTGGCTGTGTACTTTAGTCTTATTCAAAGAAAGCTGCTCCCTGGTTGTAACATTGTTCTTACTTCTCGTCACGAAGCAGGAATTAAAGTAAGACCTTACTCGGACACACTGTTGGAGATTGTTGGATTTACGAGAAGTGATGCAGAGTGTTTTATAAGGAAGTATTTTCGACACGCAGAACAAATGGCAGAGAAGCTGATAAATGTACTGTGGCATCCGTATGATGCTGATGAGCACACTGAAGGGAATTTAAATGAACTAACTAAAAACCCTTTGAATACACTTCTGCTCTGTCTGCTTTTCGAAGATTTTGGCGGCGTTCTaccaaacaacagaacacagcTGTACGTAGAGATCGTTGTCTTCGTTTTGAGGCGATACGAAATGAAGAACCATTTACCAAGTAGTGCTGAAGACCTTCTTGTAGTTTACAAGAAGGAACTGATGACCCTAGGGAGAATGGCACAACAATGTCTTTGTAAAGGAGAGCTGCATTTCGAAGACGTCGAAGGGAATTTCAAGGAAAGTCTGTTCATTAAATTTGGCTTTCTCTCCATCCAGGCTGGCGGTAGCAAGAGGACTCCTTGTTTCTCTTACAGTTTTTTTCACAAGAGTTTTCAAGAATTCTTTTCTGGTCTATATCTTGCGTTTTCTATCCTGGATGGAGAAATTGATATGAAGTCAGTTCTGACTGACGAAAGATATTTTCGTGAACTAAATCAAGTTTTCATGTTCATGAGTGGAATCATATCCTCACAATCCGAGGAAACGGTAGTGTCGATTGTAAATAGTGTTGCATCACTTGCAAGTGTGAGAGGCCGCAGATCTCCGGATGCCGCAAACTTGTACCTAAAGTTGGCTTTAGATGTCATAGGGGAATGTAAAACTTGCTCCGAAAACCTGTATACTAAATTAGTTTATAGCTTTGGCAAAAGTCTTGATTTGACGGAAATTCGAAGGCACTTCAAATCACGTACTGGCATTGCTGCCTTTttccaggccctcgcagtaaacacctcccttactagtTTGTATTTGTCTGGCAACTCCATTTGTGCTGACGGTGCTACTTTACTTTCCGAGGCCCTTTCAGTAAACAAACACCTTTCTACTTTGCAGTTGTGTCGAGACTGCATTGGTCGTGCGGGTGCTATTTCTTTTTCCAAGGTCCTCGCAGAAACCACCTCCCTTACTTCTTTGCATTTGTCTTGGAGCTCCATTGGtgatgagggtgctacttcactttcccagtccctcgcagtaaacacctcccttactactttgtaTTTGTCTggcaactccattggtgctgacGGTGCTACTTCGCTTTCCCAGGCCCTttcagtaaacacctcccttactactttggaaTTGTCTCgcaactccattggtgatgagggtgctacttcactttcccagtccctcgcagtaaacacctcccttactactttgcaTTTGTCTTGGAGCTCCATTGGTGATGaaggtgctacttcactttcccaggcccttggagtaaacacctcccttactactttggttttgtcttggaactccattggtgctgagggtgctactttactttcccaggccctcgcagtaaacacctcccttactactttggatttgtccgacaactccattggtgatgagggtgctacttcactttcccaggccctcgcagtaaacacctcccttactactttggatttgcgtggcaactccattggtgctgagggtgctacttcactttcccaggccctcgcagtaaacacctcccttactactttggaaTTGTGTgacaactccattggtgatgagggtgctacttcactttcccaggccctcgcagtaaacacctcccttactgcTTTGAGTTTGTCTGccaactccattggtgctgagggtgctacttcactttcccaggtcCTCGCAGTAAACATCTCCCTTTCTACTTTGGATTTGTGTGgcaactccattggtgatgagggtgctacttcactttccctggccctcgcagtaaacacctcccttactactttggatttgtctgccaactccattggtgctgagggtgctactcCACTTTCCCAGgtcctcgcagtaaacacctcccttactactttggatttgtgtGGCAACTCCATCGGTGATGAGGgcgctacttcactttcccaggccctcgcagtaaacacctcccttactactttgggtTTGTCtgacaactccattggtgctcTTCGCGCCAGTTTAGACTCTCGCATCGATCTTCAGTGGTGA
- the LOC137997689 gene encoding NLR family CARD domain-containing protein 3-like isoform X1: MNLGGKKRKLCLSVPEDCYDMPPKLRVKPPKQSDLPVASKPWGNADLPIDILLLTVEDCEFLSCFSFLDRPFKSYKEEVGPIYFGYTGNNGDQEKLKVALMKCSKGAAVPGGSLTAVKNAVRVLSPKAVFSVGTCSGLSSNKVKLGDVVVSAKLTTAAGFKSPVSRRMSDLVRDAPYGWFAPLENPDELEVEVHCDGDILSQTQGARCGCADLHLQYPEAIAVETEGEGVFAAAYDEKIEWVVVKGVAHFVNQTHLSRSEWMSFASTMAASVVAKMLNDPVVFQEWPHCNQDASCEPRMPSEVQGKLERKCGTARKDISFIHHGLSQKKAREEEEESEEHADVSVKEQTQILFTRESFPSSSVASHRTEATFSCQGHIIESIRQIYQTNEGVVLPVPWNEGFSFQLENIFTRLKIVPKEKTRGTLAKEITNMTSIFTSHEDCQHPRVVLIEGEPGMGKTTYCKKLAYDWATKQDHKWDESFPRVEVLLLLRGRDIDSSIWQAIDDHILPEEVDPELKETFFRFVRENPYKVLLVLDGLDEADPQKLAVYFSLIQRKLLPGCNIVLTSRHEAGIKVRPYSDTLLEIVGFTRSDAECFIRKYFRHAEQMAEKLINVLWHPYDADEHTEGNLNELTKNPLNTLLLCLLFEDFGGVLPNNRTQLYVEIVVFVLRRYEMKNHLPSSAEDLLVVYKKELMTLGRMAQQCLCKGELHFEDVEGNFKESLFIKFGFLSIQAGGSKRTPCFSYSFFHKSFQEFFSGLYLAFSILDGEIDMKSVLTDERYFRELNQVFMFMSGIISSQSEETVVSIVNSVASLASVRGRRSPDAANLYLKLALDVIGECKTCSENLYTKLVYSFGKSLDLTEIRRHFKSRTGIAAFFQALAVNTSLTSLYLSGNSICADGATLLSEALSVNKHLSTLQLCRDCIGRAGAISFSKVLAETTSLTSLHLSWSSIGDEGATSLSQSLAVNTSLTTLYLSGNSIGADGATSLSQALSVNTSLTTLELSRNSIGDEGATSLSQSLAVNTSLTTLHLSWSSIGDEGATSLSQALGVNTSLTTLVLSWNSIGAEGATLLSQALAVNTSLTTLDLSDNSIGDEGATSLSQALAVNTSLTTLDLRGNSIGAEGATSLSQALAVNTSLTTLELCDNSIGDEGATSLSQALAVNTSLTALSLSANSIGAEGATSLSQVLAVNISLSTLDLCGNSIGDEGATSLSLALAVNTSLTTLDLSANSIGAEGATPLSQVLAVNTSLTTLDLCGNSIGDEGATSLSQALAVNTSLTTLGLSDNSIGALRASLDSRIDLQW, from the exons ATGAATTTAG gtggaaagaaaaggaaactttgTTTGTCTGTCCCAGAAGACTGTTATGACATGCCCCCAAAACTCAGGGTCAAGCCACCAAAGCAGAGTGATCTTCCAGTTGCCAGCAAACCCTGGGGAAATGCTGATCTGCCAATTGATATTTTGTTACTAACAGTGGAGGATTGTGAGTTCTTGAGTTGTTTCTCATTTCTGGATCGACCCTTCAAAAGTTACAAGGAAGAAGTTGGTCCGATCTATTTTGGATACACTGGTAATAATGGTGACCAAGAGAAGCTTAAAGTTGCATTAATGAAATGTTCTAAAGGTGCCGCAGTCCCAGGGGGATCATTAACCGCTGTAAAGAATGCTGTGAGAGTCTTAAGCCCTAAGGCAGTGTTTTCAGTGGGAACTTGCAGCGGATTAAGCTCAAATAAAGTCAAACTAGGAGATGTAGTTGTATCTGCCAAGTTGACAACAGCAGCTGGATTCAAATCTCCTGTAAGTAGACGTATGAGTGATCTTGTTAGAGATGCACCCTATGGGTGGTTTGCTCCTTTGGAAAATCCAGATGAATTGGAGGTTGAAGTACACTGTGATGGTGATATTTTGAGCCAAACACAGGGAGCGAGGTGTGGATGTGCTGATCTTCATTTACAATATCCAGAAGCAATTGCTGTTGAGACAGAAGGGGAAG GTGTTTTCGCTGCAGCCTATGATGAAAAGATTGAGTGGGTGGTAGTAAAAGGTGTGGCACATTTTGTTAATCAAACCCATCTGTCAAGGAGTGAGTGGATGTCGTTTGCAAGTACCATGGCAGCCTCTGTTGTGGCAAAGATGCTCAATGACCCTGTTGTTTTCCAAGAATGGCCACACTGTAACCAAG ATGCTTCCTGCGAACCTCGGATGCCATCAGAAGTACAAGGCAAATTAGAGAGAAAATGTGGTACGGCCCGAAAAG ATATTTCTTTCATCCATCATGGCCTTTCACAAAAGAAAGCacgagaagaagaggaagagtcCGAGGAACATGCAG ATGTTTCTGTCAAGGAACAAACTCAGATCCTATTTACAAGGGAGAGCTTTCCATCTTCTTCTGTGGCTTCTCATCGAACGGAAG CTACTTTTTCATGCCAGGGTCATATCATAGAATCGATAAGACAAATTTACCAAacaaatgaaggggtagttttgCCAGTTCCTTGGAATGAAGGGTTCAGCTTCCAACTAGAGAACATTTTCACCAGACTTAAGATAGTTCCAAAAGAAAAGACACGCGGAACGCTGGCGAAAGAAATCACCAACATGACAAGTATTTTTACTTCACACGAAGATTGCCAACATCCGCGAGTTGTCCTGATTGAGGGCGAACCCGGCATGGGAAAGACGACCTACTGTAAAAAGCTGGCATATGATTGGGCAACTAAACAAGACCACAAATGGGATGAGTCTTTCCCAAGAGTAGAGGTGCTCCTGCTCCTCAGAGGTCGTGACATTGATTCTAGCATCTGGCAGGCTATCGACGATCACATTCTGCCGGAAGAAGTTGACCCAGAgttgaaagaaacgtttttccGGTTCGTGCGAGAAAACCCTTATAAAGTTCTGTTAGTGCTCGATGGGTTGGATGAGGCAGACCCTCAAAAATTGGCTGTGTACTTTAGTCTTATTCAAAGAAAGCTGCTCCCTGGTTGTAACATTGTTCTTACTTCTCGTCACGAAGCAGGAATTAAAGTAAGACCTTACTCGGACACACTGTTGGAGATTGTTGGATTTACGAGAAGTGATGCAGAGTGTTTTATAAGGAAGTATTTTCGACACGCAGAACAAATGGCAGAGAAGCTGATAAATGTACTGTGGCATCCGTATGATGCTGATGAGCACACTGAAGGGAATTTAAATGAACTAACTAAAAACCCTTTGAATACACTTCTGCTCTGTCTGCTTTTCGAAGATTTTGGCGGCGTTCTaccaaacaacagaacacagcTGTACGTAGAGATCGTTGTCTTCGTTTTGAGGCGATACGAAATGAAGAACCATTTACCAAGTAGTGCTGAAGACCTTCTTGTAGTTTACAAGAAGGAACTGATGACCCTAGGGAGAATGGCACAACAATGTCTTTGTAAAGGAGAGCTGCATTTCGAAGACGTCGAAGGGAATTTCAAGGAAAGTCTGTTCATTAAATTTGGCTTTCTCTCCATCCAGGCTGGCGGTAGCAAGAGGACTCCTTGTTTCTCTTACAGTTTTTTTCACAAGAGTTTTCAAGAATTCTTTTCTGGTCTATATCTTGCGTTTTCTATCCTGGATGGAGAAATTGATATGAAGTCAGTTCTGACTGACGAAAGATATTTTCGTGAACTAAATCAAGTTTTCATGTTCATGAGTGGAATCATATCCTCACAATCCGAGGAAACGGTAGTGTCGATTGTAAATAGTGTTGCATCACTTGCAAGTGTGAGAGGCCGCAGATCTCCGGATGCCGCAAACTTGTACCTAAAGTTGGCTTTAGATGTCATAGGGGAATGTAAAACTTGCTCCGAAAACCTGTATACTAAATTAGTTTATAGCTTTGGCAAAAGTCTTGATTTGACGGAAATTCGAAGGCACTTCAAATCACGTACTGGCATTGCTGCCTTTttccaggccctcgcagtaaacacctcccttactagtTTGTATTTGTCTGGCAACTCCATTTGTGCTGACGGTGCTACTTTACTTTCCGAGGCCCTTTCAGTAAACAAACACCTTTCTACTTTGCAGTTGTGTCGAGACTGCATTGGTCGTGCGGGTGCTATTTCTTTTTCCAAGGTCCTCGCAGAAACCACCTCCCTTACTTCTTTGCATTTGTCTTGGAGCTCCATTGGtgatgagggtgctacttcactttcccagtccctcgcagtaaacacctcccttactactttgtaTTTGTCTggcaactccattggtgctgacGGTGCTACTTCGCTTTCCCAGGCCCTttcagtaaacacctcccttactactttggaaTTGTCTCgcaactccattggtgatgagggtgctacttcactttcccagtccctcgcagtaaacacctcccttactactttgcaTTTGTCTTGGAGCTCCATTGGTGATGaaggtgctacttcactttcccaggcccttggagtaaacacctcccttactactttggttttgtcttggaactccattggtgctgagggtgctactttactttcccaggccctcgcagtaaacacctcccttactactttggatttgtccgacaactccattggtgatgagggtgctacttcactttcccaggccctcgcagtaaacacctcccttactactttggatttgcgtggcaactccattggtgctgagggtgctacttcactttcccaggccctcgcagtaaacacctcccttactactttggaaTTGTGTgacaactccattggtgatgagggtgctacttcactttcccaggccctcgcagtaaacacctcccttactgcTTTGAGTTTGTCTGccaactccattggtgctgagggtgctacttcactttcccaggtcCTCGCAGTAAACATCTCCCTTTCTACTTTGGATTTGTGTGgcaactccattggtgatgagggtgctacttcactttccctggccctcgcagtaaacacctcccttactactttggatttgtctgccaactccattggtgctgagggtgctactcCACTTTCCCAGgtcctcgcagtaaacacctcccttactactttggatttgtgtGGCAACTCCATCGGTGATGAGGgcgctacttcactttcccaggccctcgcagtaaacacctcccttactactttgggtTTGTCtgacaactccattggtgctcTTCGCGCCAGTTTAGACTCTCGCATCGATCTTCAGTGGTGA